A window of the Gossypium hirsutum isolate 1008001.06 chromosome A05, Gossypium_hirsutum_v2.1, whole genome shotgun sequence genome harbors these coding sequences:
- the LOC107905130 gene encoding probable protein phosphatase 2C 59: MGYLNSVLQSSSQVHSEDRPASGGGLSQNGKFSYGYASSPGKRSSMEDFYETRIDGVDGEIVGLFGVFDGHGGVRAAEYVKQNLFSNLIKHPKFISDTKSAIADAYNHTDSEFLKSENNQNRDAGSTASTAILFGNRLLVANVGDSRAVICRGGNAIAVSRDHKPDQSDERQRIENAGGFVMWAGTWRVGGVLAVSRAFGDRHLKQYVVADPEIQEEKIDNSLEFLILASDGLWDVVSNEEAVAMIKPIQDPEQAAKQLMQEAYQRGSADNITCVVVRFLVNQGGSSRNASATA, encoded by the exons ATGGGATATCTGAATTCGGTTTTGCAATCTTCAAGCCAGGTTCATTCTGAAGATCGTCCTGCCAGTGGCGGAGGCCTTAG TCAAAATGGAAAGTTTAGCTATGGCTATGCAAGCTCCCCAGGGAAGAGGTCTTCAATGGAAGATTTTTATGAAACAAGGATAGATGGTGTTGACGGAGAGATAGTTGGTCTTTTTGGAGTATTTGACG GTCATGGAGGTGTACGAGCTGCTGAATATGTGAAGCAAAACCTTTTCAGTAATTTGATCAAACATCCAAAGTTCATTTCTGACACCAAATCTGCTATAG CTGATGCATACAACCACACAGattctgaatttttaaaatcagaaAACAACCAGAATAGGGATGCTGGATCGACCGCTTCTACAGCTATTCTTTTTGGCAACCGTTTGCTAGTTGCAAATGTTGGGGATTCCCGAGCTGTTATCTGCAGAGGAGGCAATG CTATTGCTGTGTCTCGTGATCACAAGCCTGATCAAAGTGATGAGCGACAACGGATTGAGAACGCAGGAGGATTCGTCATGTGGGCTG GAACTTGGAGAGTGGGAGGTGTTCTTGCTGTTTCTCGTGCATTTGGTGACAGACACTTGAAGCAGTATGTTGTTGCTGATCCAGAAATTCAG GAGGAAAAGATTGACAACTCTCTTGAGTTCCTTATACTTGCAAGTGATGGACTATGGGATGTTGTTTCAAATGAG GAGGCAGTGGCAATGATAAAGCCAATACAGGATCCAGAGCAGGCAGCAAAGCAGCTGATGCAAGAGGCATACCAGAGAGGTAGCGCAGATAATATCACTTGCGTGGTGGTCCGATTCTTGGTCAATCAAGGGGGTTCCTCTCGCAATGCTTCTGCGACTGCATAA